The Equus asinus isolate D_3611 breed Donkey chromosome 25, EquAss-T2T_v2, whole genome shotgun sequence genomic sequence CGAAGACCCCCACTGGTGGTTCCACTACCTCCGCAGCCAGCAGTCCACCTACTATGATCCCTATGACCCTTACCCTTATGAGCCCTATGAGCCTTACCCCTACGGGGTGGAGGAAGGTCCAGCCTATGCCTACGGCTCTCCACCCCCACCAGAGCCCCGCGACTGCCCCCAGGAGTGTGACTGCCCACCCAACTTCCCCACAGCCATGTACTGTGACAACCGCAACCTCAAGTACCTGCCCTTCGTCCCCTCTCGCATGAAGTATGTATACTTCCAGAACAACCAGATCTCCTCCATCCAGGAAGGTGTCTTTGACAATGCGACTGGGCTGCTCTGGATTGCTCTCCATGGCAACCAGATCACCAGTGATAAGGTGGGCAGGAAGGTCTTCTCCAAGCTGAAGCACCTGGAGAGGCTGTACCTGGACCACAACAACCTGACCCGGGTGCCCGGCCCACTGCCTCGATCCCTGAGGGAGCTCCATCTCGACCACAACCAGATCTCAAGGGTCCCCAACAATGCTTTGGAGGGTCTGGAGAACCTTACAGCCTTGTATCTCCAACACAACGAGATCCAGGAAGTGGGCAGTGCGATGAAGGGCCTCCGGTCACTGATCTTGCTGGACCTGAGTTACAACCACCTTCGAAAGGTGCCTGACGGACTGCCCTCAGCCCTTGAGCAGCTGTACCTGGAGCACAATAACGTCTACTCCGTCCCTGACAGCTATTTCCGGGGCTCACCCAAGCTGCTGTATGTGCGGCTGTCTCACAACAGTCTTACCAACAATGGCCTGGCCTCCAACACCTTCAATTCCAGCAGCATCCTTGAGCTCGACCTCTCCTACAACCAGCTGCAGAAGATCCCCCCCGTCAATACCAACCTGGAGAACCTTTACCTCCAAGGCAATAGGATCAATGGTGAGACCTTGGTgaaggggagtggggagtggcTGTCTATCTCTCTAGAAAGACCCTGTTCTGAGTGCTGGTAgcaatacaaaggaaaaaagtaggGGAACCAAAGAGTACAAATGAAGCTACCTGAAAACCAAGTCATACTCCTGTCTAAAAGGGCAAAATGGCATACTCTTAGACTAAACAGCTGTGTTAGGGAAATTCAGTGGGGAGTGGGCTGGTATGGAAGAAGACTTCCCAGAAGAGGTAAGTTTCAGTCTAGGTCATGAGAGATAAGTGTGCATGGGCCAGAGGAACACAGGACAAAGCTGTTCTGGGAAGGGAAATTGCCACAAACAAAGGAACCAGTCATTTAACAGATCACCTTGTTAAACCAGTCACTTAACCAGGGAATTCATGTGTCTAGGATGAAGGGGTCCTGCACTGAGGAGCAGTGAGACATGAGTTTGGAGAGGTTTGGTAGTTCATAGAGAGGGGGATTTCACTGGAACTTCTAGGGTCCATCTTGGAAGGAAGGTGGGCTGCTAAGAAACCATGGTATCTGTACTTACTCACCAACCCAGAAGATGATGAGATGAGCTCTCTGTTTCCACACGATCTACTCCTGCCTCTACAGCCTGGTCTTGTGTTTGGGTGTTTGCTTTTTAAACCTAACAGCTGGCAGATGAGAATGTGCAGCCTCTCAGAGCTGAAGGAGGTGTTCGTTCTGGTCAGTTCTCCCTGGAGCACAAGGAGTCCCTGgtggcagggcagggcagaggtcCCCCTGGGGTGTCCTGAGCCTGATAACCACAGACCCCTGGGGTGGTGGGCAAGGACACTGGACTTCTTGTTTTCCAAGCACTGAAAAGGTCTAAAGGAACCAAAagggctccctctctgcccctaAGAACTAAAATATTCCTTTCAGATTGGGATATCGAGTTGCTTTTCAGTTCCTTCTCGGGATCTTGTGTTTCGAATGTGCTTACATTACCCCAGGGCCTGTGACGTCTTAATCCCAGCTGGAAGGTACTGAGCCAGCATTTAACCTTTGTTCCTGTGTCGCAAACCCCGCCTCTCCCTGGGTAAAGAAGAACTCATTAATGACCACCGGCAGAGGGCTCTGATGTGGAGCCTGCTTAGAGTGGCAGCTCCATCAAAGTGCTGATAAAGCAGGGtcttgctctctcctctccatcttttCTCTCCCTGTGCTCAGGGAGTACATGGCAAGATGTTAACAAGCTGGACAGCCCTCTGAGTGAGAGGCACCAGTCCCAGAGGTT encodes the following:
- the FMOD gene encoding fibromodulin: MQWASLLLLAGLCSLSRAQYDEDPHWWFHYLRSQQSTYYDPYDPYPYEPYEPYPYGVEEGPAYAYGSPPPPEPRDCPQECDCPPNFPTAMYCDNRNLKYLPFVPSRMKYVYFQNNQISSIQEGVFDNATGLLWIALHGNQITSDKVGRKVFSKLKHLERLYLDHNNLTRVPGPLPRSLRELHLDHNQISRVPNNALEGLENLTALYLQHNEIQEVGSAMKGLRSLILLDLSYNHLRKVPDGLPSALEQLYLEHNNVYSVPDSYFRGSPKLLYVRLSHNSLTNNGLASNTFNSSSILELDLSYNQLQKIPPVNTNLENLYLQGNRINEFSISSFCTVVDVMNFSKLQVLRLDGNEIKRSAMPADAPLCLRLASLIEI